One Paraburkholderia aromaticivorans genomic region harbors:
- a CDS encoding MarC family protein — MDILKSFISLLALINPVGAIPFFMSLTANQSDAERRRTIRIAAISVFCVIAITTLLGQQIISFFGISVGSLEVGGGIIMLLMAINMLNAQIGNSRSTPEERHEAEQKDNIAVVPLAIPLLTGPGAISTTIIYAAGSAHWYDRISLVAIGAVLAAICFFSLRLAEPIARWVGRTGINIGTRLMGLMLSALAVEFIVDGLKALLPNLK; from the coding sequence ATGGACATTCTGAAGTCGTTTATTTCGCTGCTGGCGTTGATCAACCCGGTCGGCGCCATCCCGTTCTTCATGAGCCTGACGGCGAATCAGAGCGATGCCGAGCGGCGTAGAACCATTCGGATCGCGGCCATTTCAGTGTTCTGCGTGATCGCGATCACCACGCTGCTCGGGCAGCAGATCATCAGCTTCTTCGGCATTTCGGTCGGATCGCTCGAAGTGGGCGGCGGGATCATCATGCTGCTGATGGCGATCAACATGCTGAACGCGCAGATCGGCAACAGCCGTTCGACGCCGGAGGAGCGCCATGAAGCCGAGCAGAAGGACAACATCGCGGTCGTGCCGCTGGCGATTCCGCTGCTGACCGGTCCGGGCGCGATCAGCACCACGATCATTTACGCGGCCGGTTCGGCGCACTGGTACGACCGGATCAGCCTCGTCGCGATCGGCGCGGTGCTGGCGGCGATCTGCTTTTTTTCGCTGCGGCTCGCCGAACCGATTGCCCGCTGGGTCGGTCGCACGGGTATCAATATCGGCACGCGGCTCATGGGTTTGATGTTATCGGCGCTGGCGGTGGAATTCATCGTCGATGGATTGAAGGCATTGCTGCCTAACTTGAAATGA
- the hisB gene encoding imidazoleglycerol-phosphate dehydratase HisB has translation MRLAEVVRNTSETQIRVKINLDGTGQQKLATGVPFLDHMLDQIARHGLFDLEIEAHGDLHIDDHHTVEDTGITLGQAVAKAIGDRKGIRRYGHSYVPLDEALSRVVIDFSGRPGLEFHVPFTRARIGTFDVDLSIEFFRGFVNHAGVTLHIDNLRGLNAHHQMETVFKAFGRALRMATELDERAAGQIPSTKGSL, from the coding sequence ATGCGCCTTGCGGAAGTCGTTCGCAACACCAGCGAAACGCAGATCCGTGTGAAGATCAATCTGGACGGCACCGGTCAGCAAAAGCTGGCCACCGGCGTGCCGTTTCTGGACCACATGCTCGACCAGATCGCGCGGCATGGATTGTTCGACCTCGAAATCGAAGCGCATGGCGACCTGCATATCGACGACCATCACACGGTCGAAGACACCGGTATCACGCTCGGCCAGGCCGTCGCGAAAGCGATCGGCGACCGCAAGGGCATCCGTCGTTACGGTCATTCCTACGTGCCGCTCGACGAGGCGCTGTCGCGCGTCGTGATCGATTTTTCCGGCCGTCCGGGCCTCGAATTCCATGTGCCGTTCACGCGTGCGCGCATCGGCACGTTCGACGTCGATCTGTCGATCGAATTTTTCCGCGGCTTCGTGAATCATGCCGGTGTAACACTGCATATCGACAACCTGCGTGGCCTGAACGCCCACCATCAGATGGAAACGGTGTTCAAGGCGTTCGGGCGTGCGTTGCGCATGGCCACCGAACTGGACGAACGCGCGGCGGGGCAGATTCCGTCGACCAAGGGCAGCCTTTAA